The genomic segment GACGCCCGCATACACGAGTGCTGTCTGCGGCGACGGAATATTGGGAGACGGCGGCACCCATATCAGGGGCAGCTCGTCAAAGTATGTTTCTCTATTCCAGCCTGTCATCGGGATTACCGTCAAATCACAGTGGATACCGTATTCGGTGTTGAAGAGCAGGGCAAGCTCCCCGACCGTCATACCGTGCCGCTGCACAATAGGAAAATATCCCGTAAAGGAACGGTATTCAAGCTCCAGCATATTTCCCTCGACGGCGCCGCCAATCGGATTCGGGCGGTCGAACACGACAAATTGTTTTTTATGCCGCGCACATTCTTCCATCGCGTATGCCATGGTGGAAATATAGGTATAGAACCGAGCGCCGACATCTTGAATATCAAAGCAGAGGATGTCGATATCTTTCAACATCTCCGGCGTCGGGCGCTTAGTGTTTCCGTAAAGGCTGTATACCGGCAGCCCCGTTCGCGGGTCGGCACTGTGTCCGATGGACGCCCCCTCCCGTTCGTTGCCCTGTATACCATGTTCAGGCGAAAAAAGTGCTGTAAGCTGCACCGACCGGCTCAACAGCACCGCGGAGGGCGTTCCGTCGGAATTGATGCCGGTTTGGTTGGTAATTAACCCTACCCGCTTCCCTGCAAAAACGGCGCGGTACTCCGGCAGCCGCTCAATCCCCAATTTCAGCCGATTCTCTGCCGTAGCTTCTTGGCATACAATACAAAATAAAAAGAAGAATACCGCCGCCGTTTTCACTTGGCGTAAATGGCATACAGATGTTTTCATAAGGGGATACAACCCAAATATATTTCTCATTGGGAGCATTATAGAGTACCTGCAAGCTTTGTTAAACCGGTATGGAAATTTTCAATGAGATGCAGTATATTTAGCAACAAAACACCCAAATACGGGTGAAACATATATCAGGAGGAAAAGATGAATACTGATACCATAAGAATGCGAAAGTTCTTTAACCGGATTACGGTAGCGGTGTTGGCCGTTATCGTATCGTTACTATGTACTGCGTGTCCCCAAAATGGTGGGGCTCCCGGCAACAACACGGGAAACTACACACAGGTACCCTTTGCACAGTTAGACGACTATCTTAAAACAAAAGCCTCTGCCAGCACAGTAAACTACATCGAAGTAACAGGGCTTAAAAAAGAAGACTTAGGAGGACTTATGGAAGCAAGTCCTCTCGGCAAAACTCTTAAAGCGTCACCTTCTAAAAAAGTTGCGCTTAAATTCGGTGGTACAATAGCAGGACTTACAGATATGTATTCTTGTTTTCGGGAATGCGAAACCCTTGTACAAGTTTCCGGAATACCCGAAGGGGTTACTGACATGAGTTCCTGCTTTAATGACTGTACAAACCTCACACAGGCACCGGTAATTCCCGCAAGCGTTACTGACATGAGTTTCTGCTTTAATGACTGTACAAACCTCACACAGACACCGATAATTCCCGCAAGCGTTACTGACATGAGCTACTGCTTTAGTGACTGTACAAACCTCTCCCAAACACCGGTCATTCCCGCCAATGTTACTGACATGAGATCTTGCTTTAATGACTGTACAAAGCTCACTCAAGCGCCAGTCATTCCTGTAAATGTTACGGATATGCAGAATTGCTTTTCCGGCTGCACAAATCTTAAAACTATTATACTGAAGTGTAATTATAATCCCGAAAAAGATAAGGACAATGATCCGTATTTCGAAGATGCCTTTGCTGGCTGTACGGCTTTAACGGCAGGCGGTATTAAGGTTCCTGCAGGACAGCTGGCAACGTACCAAGCTAATGCAGCCGTTATGGGCGTTACAGCGGATAAGTTTGCTGCCGAATAAGGTAAAACTTTTCGATATTTAAGAAAAATTATTTTTACGCGGGTAAAACTATAAGCTTCTCTCAACACTGCAGGCTTTAAACAGGGCAACCGCACCAGAAATATTTTAAACGGTTGCCTTCCGTCTGTGCGAAATTTCATAGGTATAAGGTGAGCGTCTAACAATGACGCCGCTCACCTTAACCGTCAAGTTTTCTTTCGAAAACTTGCGTATTGATGTGTGCGCTTTTCGCGCACTAATGCAACAGTTTCCAAGGTGCATACTTTGTTCAACTGTTGCATTTTAAGGAAATAAAATTTCGCACATTTTTCCTAGCAGACGGGTGAACACATCAGGCTGAGTATATAAAATCGCAGAATTATTGAGGTTGTGAGACCATTTGAACCGCGAAGAGGTTCAACTCTGGTTGAACAGCCTCAATAATTCTGCGGGGGTCGTAAAAAATGCCCAATATGTTTACCCTGATTCTGTGAGCCCTATAGCAGAAACCATCCGTTTTAAGTATACTAGCACCTAATTATGGAAGATAAAACGCAGGAAATGGAGCGGATTCAAGAACTGCTCGACAATAGGCACTACGTGGCTTTAATTGCAGAACTCGCCGAGATGAATGCGGTCGATGTAGCGGAAATATTGGATAAAGAAAATGCGGCAAATGCGGTGTTTCTTTTCAGAATGCTTCCGAAAGACCTTGCTGCTGAGGTATTTGCACTCCTTTCGAGCGAGCAGCAAAGTGCTTTTATTTCATCGATTACAGATAAAGAACTCGGTCCTATTCTGGACGAACTTGCGTTTGACGATGTCGTAGACCTTGTGGAAGAGATGCCTGCGAATGCCGTCAGAAAGATTTTAGCAAACTCCGGCGAAGAAGAACGTAAGCTCATCAATCAATTCCTCAAATATCCTCCCGATTCCGCAGGAAGCCTGATGACGATTGAATACGTCAGCCTTAAAAAGACGATGACGGTAAAACAGGCGTTGGACTACATCAGAGAGACGGGGCTTAAAAAAGAAACGATTTATACCTGTTATGTAACAGATGCGAACAGGGTGCTTGAGGGCATCGTTTCATTAAAAGAGTTGGTGCTGGCGCCCGAACAGGAACTGATTGAAAATATTTTTGAAAGCGAATGTATCTATGTGAACACTCACGATGACCAAGAAAGCGTTATCGCAGTTTTTAAGAAATACGCTTTCCTTGCCTTGCCTGTTGTCGATGCGGAAAAACGGCTGATCGGTATTATCACGGTTGACGACGTGATGGATGTTATGGAACAGGAGGCTACCGAAGACTTCCAGATCATGGCCGCTATGCAGCCGTCTGAAGATGCTTACCTGAACACCGGCGTTTTTAAACTTGCCAAGCACCGTATCGGTTGGCTGATGCTTTTGATGGTTTCGGAAACCTTTACCGGCAAGATCATCGAACACTACACTGAGCTGCTGGCGACGCTTACCATACTCACTTCTTTTATTCCTATGCTGATGGATACCGGCGGAAATTCAGGTAGTCAGTCATCGACATTAATTATCCGCGGTCTTGCGACCGGCGAAATTCAGCTGCGCGACTGGGCGAAAGTATTATGGAAAGAACTCCGTATCGCAATTATGGTGGGTGCGCTGCTCGGACTGACTATTTTTGTAAAATCTTGTTTCTTGGACGGTAAACCGGTTCTTGTTTCTGCCAGCGTCGGCTTAACACTTGTTGTAACCGTTACGATTGCAAAACTTACCGGCGGTCTTTTACCGATTCTCGCAAAAAGGCTCCACATGGATCCCGCTATTATGGCAGGACCGCTCATCACCACGATTGTAGATGCGGTTAGTCTTATTGTCTATTTTAAGATTGCAGGCTTCTTACTGTTTTAAGGTTCGACATTTATCGGGATTATATGAAATGGTTTGAGCGTTTCCGGTACCGTACATTTTCTCAGACTGCATCTGTCGAAGAGCTGTTGGTTGAAGTTTTCAGAAAAACCATTCATCTGTCATCGGCTTTAACCGTTGTCTTTGCTGAACATTGGTATACCCTGACAATTATCGGCATTGTCGTTATCAGCCTGCTCTACTGTATTTCAGAATTTCTCCGTATGCGCGGCTATGAACTTGGTATCATTGCGCATATTACCCGTTATGCATCACGGAAACGTGATAAAGGACGGTTTGTCTTAGGACCGCTGACACTTGCCGGCGGGATACTCCTTGCGCTTCTTCTCTTTCCCATGCATACGGCAAAGATTGCAATATTTGCACTTGCTTTTGGGGATGGTCTTGCAAGCCTTGTGGGGAAGCGCTTCGGTAAAATACGATTAGCTTTTTTTAAGGATAAAACGGTTGCGGGAAGTTTAGCCTGCTTTGCAGCAGTCTTCCTTTCGTCCTTTGCTGTCAGCAGGAATTTTTGGAAAAGCCTTATACTTGGTATTGTGGGCGCCGGTATCGAAATGCTCCCCCTTAAAGATTATGACAACCTTTTAATACCGGTGGCTATCGGCTTCCTTGCCTTGTTTCTCCGTGCGTAAGTTCTTTTTGGCTATTCCATTACTCAGCGTTCATCAAAAAGCACCGAAAATTGCCGGCAAGGTATAATTTTATACGCATATCCGAATGATAAGACGAAAAACGGCATCACCTATTGAAACTGTTGTATTCGCTCATAAAGCGCAGAGGCAATAGGTAAGAGCGTCTCTTTGGTGTTTTGCGCAGGATCGTCCAACACTGTTTCCAAAAGATCATGCAAAACCAGACCGAGACATTTTCCTGCGGGAATACCGATCGCCATTAAATCTTTTCCGTTAACCGCTAAATCTTTAAGGCTGTATGCCCCGTCCTCTTTGAGGAGCGTATCAATCCGTGCCGTAAATTCTACAATAAAGCTCGGCTTCGCATACGTACCGGTGAGCCCGAAAACATCCGCTTTTCGTAACGCAAATAAATCATCGATATTTTCTTTTCCGACACGGACGATAAAACGGCGAACGGCGGCATCAGTCCAAGAAGGATCATAATGAAACATGTGTTCGGCAACTAAATGAGCGGTCTTTTCTATTTCGGCATTGGAATATTTTAGCCGCCGCATAATGCTGCGGGTCATTTTTTCGGAGACAGCCTCGTGGCGGTAAAAGGTGCAGCTGCCGTCCGCCGCTTCTTTGCGGGTAGCAGGCTTCCCAATATCGTGGAAAAGCCCCGCGAGCCGGATATGGATGTGTTCCATTCCTGCAGGGCAGGCATTGCATACCAGAAAACTGTGGTCGAGTACATCAAAGTGATGATAGCTCCCCTGCTCAACGCCGCGGCATTCCATCAGCTCCGGGATAAAGAGATTCAGCAGCCCTGTACTTTCCATTAACCGCAAGCCGATAAGCGGGGTTTGACAGCTGAGCATTTTTGTAAACTCTTCGCGGAATCGTTCAATCGAAATTTTTTTGGTGATATGCAGAGCCTGCGGAATTGCTTGCAGTGTTCCCGCATCAACAGTAAAGCCGAGCTGCGCTGCAAAGCGAACCGCACGGACGGGGCGTAAGCCATCCTCTAAAAATCGGTCAAGCGGAGTCCCGACTGTTTGAATCCGCCCTGTATGGATATCGGCTCTGCCGTTAAAGGGATCGACGATTGCTCCGTCAGGAAGAGAAACCGCAATCGCATTCATCGTAAAGTCGCGACGGGCAAGGTCTGCTTCTATCGTTGCGGTATACGAAACGGCTGCGGGGTGCCGTCCGTCGGTATACTCCGCTTCGGTACGAAAAGTCGTACATTCAATATGTTTATTTTTATAGATGATGGTAACGGTACCGTGTTCTATACCCGTTGGAATTGTCCGCCGGAATAAGCGCATTACTTCCTGTGGCGGCGCATCGGTTGCAATATCCCAATCGCTTGCTTTTTTCTTTAAGAAAAAATCACGGACAGCCCCGCCTACGAGATATGCGGAAAAACCCGCTTCATGGAAATATCCGCTGATTTCTTTGAGTAGAGACGGAACGGGAAATTTTTGTTCCATGGCTTTGTACTTCAGTATCGAATTCCGGCTAAATAAAGAATCGTAAATCTTTTCTACCGGTCATATTGAATCGATATGCTGTGATATAGGTTCCCGTTATTGCAGTTAATGCGTTAATTGCTGCTGCGACGGAGCCGATAAAAAAGGCAGCCGGACGTAAAATTAAATATCCTGACTCAAAGCCCCGTCCGTAAAGCATACACAAGGATGTAAGCGCAATATACGTTCCTCCTGCAGGAAACCGTCCGAGCAGACACGAAAAGAGAGAGGCATATCCCACCAGCCAAAATATATCGCTAAAAGCTATCCTAAATACGTTAATTGAATAAGATTTTAAAATCACAACGAAACTGACGGTAATGACTAAAGCCGACCCCGCTCTTCCTAAAATGGAGAAAACAGGAAGGACAACGGAAGAAATACGCCGGCGTACACCAAGACTTTCGTTGGAGTGACGCAGCAATACACTGAGTGCAACATGGGTATCCTGTGAAAAAAAGGCTGCCATCATGGGGGCGAGGCTTGCATAGAGAACTCGATAGGGATTTATATCGCGGCAAAAGATCTTTAATAATGCGGGATAAATAACAAGGGCGATAATCAACAGGTCGACAATAAGCAGAATTGCAAAATCGACAAAAACCGCAGTCAACAGCATTTCGTGAAATTTAATCATCCAATAGGACGAAATGGCTACCATACCGAATACCAGCATATCCACAAAAAAGACCAGTACTGCATAAGAAATCCGCGCAAGGGAATCGATAAGCGTGATGGTTGGTTTTGCAATATTTCTGTCAACTGCACAACCTGCTCCTGCGAATCCGCCGAAAATGCAGAGCGGTAGGATATAGGTTCCGTTTACCAGCGCTTCGAAAGAACTGGAAGGAAGCAATTGTAACAGCGATTCTCTCACCCCAAGAACTTGTACATCGGATATGCCTTCTACAAAAATGGGTATACGTGCCGGTGTATGAATAAGTACGGATATTAATCCGATACAGGACAGTAATAATGCAGCGCCGCAGATAATGAGACTTGTAATAATCGCAACTTTGAGCAAACTTCTGTTTTCGCGTAATTCAAAGATACTGAGCGTAAATCCGAAAAAGACTGCCGGATAGAGGGCATACCTTCCGAACTGTATTGCCGCTTTTGATAAAAAGTCTACAGCCTGTACAAACAGCGTATTTTCGGCACCGGCAACAAGAGCAAAGGTTATCCCCAGCACGATACCGATAAAATATTTCAACCAAATTTTCATAACGATTGAGTGTAACCCAAAGATTGTACTGCGTCAACTCAGCGCTCAGTGCTCTTGAGTTTTCTAATCCTCCGCACGAAAAACACAGCCCCGGCCGCTTTTAGCTGACCGGAGCCGGTATACATTTACTCTGCAGGGGTTATCTTTATTGTGTAATCTTTACCATGCAAAACATTACCATTGTTTATAACCAATTTATAAGTTCCCGCTTGTAACTTTAAGGTGTAAGTCTCAGATGTTAGTTTTGTTTTGTTTGAAATCATTACACTGTTACTGTTATAGAGCCAGAAATCAAGACCACTGGAGCCGCTTGCCGTGGCAGCAAAAACTAATCTTGTTTCTTTTAACAGTTTAAACGGGAAACTTACTTGAGAACTTGAGGAAACTGTGCCTGACGTATCCAAAATTACACCAAGTTTCCATACGGCATAGAAAGTTTCATCGTCGTCAAGTTTTACTGTTTGTCCTGCACTAAAGTCGGGATACATTCCGTTATAATTTGACCAGCCTATAAAACTGTAGTAACTCAGCTCACTTGCAGGAGCCGCTTCCAAAGCATAATTTATACTTTTGCCGTATTCTGCGGTGTTCGTCACGGTTTTTACGATGTCTGTACCGTTGCCGCCAAGATTATATGTTACAGTATACGTTTTCGGATTCCAGACGGCATACAGCGTAAAGCCTTCGCTATTCGGCAACTGTGAATTGGAAAGGGAAACTTCCAATCCCGCACTCATTATTTGTTCTATTTGGTAACCTGAACTTGGTTTTTTGTACGTGCTCCAGCCTACAAAATTTCCGTTTGAATTCGTAAACGTGTTTGCAGGCAATGTTCCCTCGTATTTTAGCGTAACTGTGTTCAGCAAAAGATTGAGAGTAAATGCTATTCCGCTTCCGCCGTTTTCAGTATTGGGGTCAAATGTTACCGTAACGGATTCTTTTGCCCATATTGCATACAAAATCTTGTTTTCTGAAGCGGATGCCGATTCTCCTGCCTTGTACGACACGTATGTAGAATTTGTATGATTTCCCCAGCCCATGAAGACATAACCTGCCCTTGTGAACGTATTTTCCGGAACG from the Treponema medium genome contains:
- a CDS encoding exo-beta-N-acetylmuramidase NamZ family protein encodes the protein MKTSVCHLRQVKTAAVFFFLFCIVCQEATAENRLKLGIERLPEYRAVFAGKRVGLITNQTGINSDGTPSAVLLSRSVQLTALFSPEHGIQGNEREGASIGHSADPRTGLPVYSLYGNTKRPTPEMLKDIDILCFDIQDVGARFYTYISTMAYAMEECARHKKQFVVFDRPNPIGGAVEGNMLELEYRSFTGYFPIVQRHGMTVGELALLFNTEYGIHCDLTVIPMTGWNRETYFDELPLIWVPPSPNIPSPQTALVYAGVCLFEGTNLSVGRGTTMPFQYLGAPYIDAYRLADQLNRLGLDGVRFLPAFFTPSLSLYTGQLCGGVQIAVTDRCNFAPVKTAIAMFYELKRLYPDTFTINNAGKKYCGLHLLTGCTQLTNPLQTTQDYFTRIEKETKQFSNIRKKYLLY
- a CDS encoding diacylglycerol/polyprenol kinase family protein translates to MKWFERFRYRTFSQTASVEELLVEVFRKTIHLSSALTVVFAEHWYTLTIIGIVVISLLYCISEFLRMRGYELGIIAHITRYASRKRDKGRFVLGPLTLAGGILLALLLFPMHTAKIAIFALAFGDGLASLVGKRFGKIRLAFFKDKTVAGSLACFAAVFLSSFAVSRNFWKSLILGIVGAGIEMLPLKDYDNLLIPVAIGFLALFLRA
- a CDS encoding dicarboxylate/amino acid:cation symporter, yielding MKIWLKYFIGIVLGITFALVAGAENTLFVQAVDFLSKAAIQFGRYALYPAVFFGFTLSIFELRENRSLLKVAIITSLIICGAALLLSCIGLISVLIHTPARIPIFVEGISDVQVLGVRESLLQLLPSSSFEALVNGTYILPLCIFGGFAGAGCAVDRNIAKPTITLIDSLARISYAVLVFFVDMLVFGMVAISSYWMIKFHEMLLTAVFVDFAILLIVDLLIIALVIYPALLKIFCRDINPYRVLYASLAPMMAAFFSQDTHVALSVLLRHSNESLGVRRRISSVVLPVFSILGRAGSALVITVSFVVILKSYSINVFRIAFSDIFWLVGYASLFSCLLGRFPAGGTYIALTSLCMLYGRGFESGYLILRPAAFFIGSVAAAINALTAITGTYITAYRFNMTGRKDLRFFI
- a CDS encoding BspA family leucine-rich repeat surface protein, producing the protein MNTDTIRMRKFFNRITVAVLAVIVSLLCTACPQNGGAPGNNTGNYTQVPFAQLDDYLKTKASASTVNYIEVTGLKKEDLGGLMEASPLGKTLKASPSKKVALKFGGTIAGLTDMYSCFRECETLVQVSGIPEGVTDMSSCFNDCTNLTQAPVIPASVTDMSFCFNDCTNLTQTPIIPASVTDMSYCFSDCTNLSQTPVIPANVTDMRSCFNDCTKLTQAPVIPVNVTDMQNCFSGCTNLKTIILKCNYNPEKDKDNDPYFEDAFAGCTALTAGGIKVPAGQLATYQANAAVMGVTADKFAAE
- a CDS encoding CCA tRNA nucleotidyltransferase; protein product: MEQKFPVPSLLKEISGYFHEAGFSAYLVGGAVRDFFLKKKASDWDIATDAPPQEVMRLFRRTIPTGIEHGTVTIIYKNKHIECTTFRTEAEYTDGRHPAAVSYTATIEADLARRDFTMNAIAVSLPDGAIVDPFNGRADIHTGRIQTVGTPLDRFLEDGLRPVRAVRFAAQLGFTVDAGTLQAIPQALHITKKISIERFREEFTKMLSCQTPLIGLRLMESTGLLNLFIPELMECRGVEQGSYHHFDVLDHSFLVCNACPAGMEHIHIRLAGLFHDIGKPATRKEAADGSCTFYRHEAVSEKMTRSIMRRLKYSNAEIEKTAHLVAEHMFHYDPSWTDAAVRRFIVRVGKENIDDLFALRKADVFGLTGTYAKPSFIVEFTARIDTLLKEDGAYSLKDLAVNGKDLMAIGIPAGKCLGLVLHDLLETVLDDPAQNTKETLLPIASALYERIQQFQ
- the mgtE gene encoding magnesium transporter — encoded protein: MEDKTQEMERIQELLDNRHYVALIAELAEMNAVDVAEILDKENAANAVFLFRMLPKDLAAEVFALLSSEQQSAFISSITDKELGPILDELAFDDVVDLVEEMPANAVRKILANSGEEERKLINQFLKYPPDSAGSLMTIEYVSLKKTMTVKQALDYIRETGLKKETIYTCYVTDANRVLEGIVSLKELVLAPEQELIENIFESECIYVNTHDDQESVIAVFKKYAFLALPVVDAEKRLIGIITVDDVMDVMEQEATEDFQIMAAMQPSEDAYLNTGVFKLAKHRIGWLMLLMVSETFTGKIIEHYTELLATLTILTSFIPMLMDTGGNSGSQSSTLIIRGLATGEIQLRDWAKVLWKELRIAIMVGALLGLTIFVKSCFLDGKPVLVSASVGLTLVVTVTIAKLTGGLLPILAKRLHMDPAIMAGPLITTIVDAVSLIVYFKIAGFLLF